In one Mucilaginibacter ginsenosidivorax genomic region, the following are encoded:
- a CDS encoding DUF542 domain-containing protein: MNRPETFDARMIDSGTMHIDIFERLSAMEIGQSVVIIHDQNLRPLYFRLQAECRQAFGWETLDDGPEAWRVQLTRKTPGANSETIGDMVSRDYRNAAVFKKLDVDFSCDGKRTLEQVCTDYYLNIDDLRTQLDICLTQPAVQTINLLSWAPAFLCRYLINLNHQYIKINTPFIAELAQKVAVGYKDSHPQIGRVSNLFFNAGEIMMRDILMEEASLFPDIVKLSECYNKDCLPAKDTTVDILTTFYDMMATHEKIAADFRLIRQLTNNYQVPRYVSSSYNILYKLLQEYEDDLLFNFHLENNLLLPKVITIRNKMRSMQIPH; encoded by the coding sequence GCCGGAAACTTTTGATGCCAGGATGATTGATTCTGGCACAATGCACATTGATATTTTTGAAAGGCTAAGTGCGATGGAGATCGGTCAGTCGGTAGTGATCATTCATGACCAGAACCTGAGGCCGCTATATTTTCGTTTACAGGCCGAATGCAGACAGGCGTTCGGCTGGGAAACGCTGGATGATGGTCCCGAGGCCTGGCGTGTTCAGCTCACCAGGAAAACTCCGGGAGCAAATAGTGAAACCATAGGCGATATGGTATCCCGCGATTACCGGAACGCCGCTGTATTTAAAAAATTGGACGTGGATTTTAGCTGCGATGGCAAAAGGACCCTGGAACAGGTTTGCACAGACTATTATTTGAATATAGACGACCTGCGTACGCAGCTTGATATTTGTTTAACCCAACCTGCGGTACAAACCATTAACCTGTTAAGTTGGGCCCCGGCGTTTTTATGCCGTTACCTTATCAATCTTAACCATCAATACATCAAAATAAACACGCCTTTTATTGCCGAACTGGCTCAAAAAGTTGCCGTTGGATATAAAGACAGTCATCCGCAGATTGGCCGGGTTAGTAATCTTTTTTTTAATGCCGGGGAAATTATGATGCGCGATATACTGATGGAAGAGGCGTCGCTGTTTCCTGACATTGTTAAGCTATCGGAGTGTTATAATAAAGATTGCTTGCCTGCTAAGGATACAACAGTTGATATTTTAACCACCTTTTATGATATGATGGCAACACATGAAAAAATAGCGGCCGATTTTCGCCTTATCCGGCAGCTAACCAATAATTACCAGGTGCCCCGTTATGTTTCTTCATCCTATAATATTTTGTATAAACTTCTCCAGGAGTATGAAGATGACCTGCTATTCAATTTCCATCTTGAAAATAATTTACTTCTCCCTAAAGTGATAACCATTCGCAATAAAATGAGGTCGATGCAAATTCCCCACTGA